The sequence ACGGTGTTGTTGGGGTCGAGTACAGTGTCGGGTTTGATCTCTTTGACAAGCTTGTTCTTCTCATCAAAAATCTGGTAATCGCCCCCACCTTTATTCACGAGCGTGCCTTTGTCGCCATAAATAATGAAGCCCCGGCCGCTACCATCAATGGGAAATGAACTGCAACTGCGTCCTTCCCAGGTGATGGCTTTCCCGTTGTCAAATTCAAACGTAGCTACTTGCGTATCTGGCGTCTGCCAGTCATCTTTGAAGGCATATCGCCCACCCGACGAGGTTACTTTCGAGGGAAAATCAACGCCCAGAAACCAGCGGCAACAATCGATCTCGTGATTACCGTTGTTACAGGCTTCGCCGGTACCCCAGTTCCAGAACCAGTGCCAGTTATAATGCACCAGATTATCCCGGTAGTCCTGACGGGGCGCCGGGCCTTGCCAGAGGTTAAAATCCAGGGTGCTTGGTACGGCAACTTTCTTGCCTACGCCAATCGATTTGCGGGAGTTGGTGTACCAGGACTTGGCAAAATAGGGGTTGCCAATGGCCCCGCCACGTACTTCTTTCACCGCTTCGATCAGGGTTGGAAACGACCGGCGCTGGCTACCCACCTGGATCAGCTTGCCGTACCTGTCACGGGCCTGAATCAGCATTTCACTCTCGTAGGGATTCTGACTACAGGGTTTTTCGACATACACGTGTTTGCCATTGGCTACGCCCATCAGTGCTGCCGGAGCGTGCCAGTGATCAGGAGCAGCAATGAGCAGTGCGTCGAAGTCTTTTTGGGTCACCAGTTCGCGGATGTCCTTTATGATGGTGGGTTTGCGGCTGGCATCTTTCACCGCATCCAACCCATTTTTAATGGCCTTATCTTCCACATCGCAGAGGTAGGCCACCTCCACATTAGGCAGTTTGGAAAACGACCTGGCATGGTACGAACCGCGACTATTGACACCCATTACGGCCACAACGACCTTGTTACTCGGCGCATTTTTGCCATAAATAGGAAAGTTCAAGATGGTCGTGCTCGCGGTAGCTACAGCGGTATGCTTAATGAATTTCCGACGATCCATAGGAATACGGTTTTACAAATAAGTTTAGTTAATCTCTTAGCCATTAATCCTGCGAAAAAGCGCTTCATTGAGTGACCACTTAATTCACCCATTTGGCGATTCACCGAAGCGGGCAAATCTCCTGAATTTACTGATGATCACTAAACTCCTAAAGGCAGGTGAAGCCCGTTTGTACTCAAACACTTTTACCCCATTCAGCTTATTCTCGATGTAATTGTTTGAATAAGCCACAATTCGGCGGTTTATTTAAACGCCTGATTTTTTAAGTGAGACCAAATTACAACCCTTCCAAAATACAGATCGACGGAGTCCAGTAACTAGTGTTAGCTTGTTACTGGACTCCGTCGATCTGTCACACTACCTTCGAACAAATTGGCTGTATACTGACTTACCAGTCAAACCTTATTTGATCGGCATTTGTATCATTGTTGAACTACTGCCAAGCTGTGTGGTTGGTAAGCTGCCGTTCCATTTGGCAATCCACTGCTGTTGGATGAGCATAGGCGTTAACGTCTTTTGTTTCAGCTCATTGGCCCGTGCTTCTGCTTCCGCTTCAATAATTTTGGCTCGGGCAATACCACTGGCTTTGGTCACGGCAATTTCAGCCGATGCTTTTTCGGCCGCTACCTGATTGTTGAGCCGGAGTGCATTCTGTACGGCCGTATTCTTGGCATCAATCATGGCCTGCAGCGATTCGGGCGGGGTTAGATTGGAGGTAATATTCTCAAAGGCAAATCCATCATTGACCAGGGCTTTCTGTAATTTAGCTTCTACCTGATCTTCAAAACTAACCCGGTTATTAACCAGTGAATCAGGCGTAAAGGTGTTCGCAACGTCCCGATACGAATTGTAAACAATAGTGCGCAGGATGTTATTTTCGATGTCGGGCAACTCCTTTCGATACTTGCGATAAACGGAAGCGCCCTGTCCTTTTACCAGGTGATAGTTCAGAGTGGGGTCAATCTTAAATAGCGTACCTCCTTTGGCACTTACGGTAAAGGGGTCATAATCCTTGGTCTGGGTGAAGGTAGGATATTGCTCAATAAAGGAAGTCAATGGATTATAGAAAACCCAGCCTGTCACGTTCTCAATGTCGGAGGCTCCCCGGTCGGAGCCTATTTTACTGACTTTGATCCCTTCGTGGCTAGCGTCGATTGTTGTACAGGAAATAACAAACTGACTGACCAAAAGCAGGAGCCCAAGGGCTGAAACAATTGAAATTATAGTTTTTCGCATTAGTTTTTAAACGGGTTTTTAGTGAAAGCTTTCGTTTTAAGGAATATCCAGCCATGAATGATCAGAAGCAGTATGGCCAGAATTGGTGTAAAGTCACTTCGTTGGTTTAACAGCCACAGAATCGTACTGATACTGACCACACTAAACACCAAAAAGGTGAAAATCAAAAGGACTTTCGTTAAGCTCATGGTTAAGGCTGATTTGTTGGCTCAAAGGAATAGCAACAGCGCTTATCTACCATCGGCAATTGGATGAATGGCTGTTTTTGCTTAACAAGCCGGCACTTGTGCTTATGGCGTAAGCCCACTCCCCCATCAGGCAGATAAGGCCCGTTAAAAAATCCCTGTACCAGTCATTTTTGATTATGGTGTTCATTTCCTCTATAATTCATTACTAACAAGGTTGACCTGTAGATTAAAATCTCAGTGTATGGAAACAGGAATTCGTCGCCCGTAAGGCGAGCTTAAGGCACTAAGGCAATGCAGGCCAAAACCTGATCGGGTGCCAATAGCCCAGTCGGGACGTAAAATCAAGCACTCACAAGGAGCTGTTGGGAAAGACCCACAAAGAATGTTCAAGCAAAGGGAAGCACAGGCATGTTCGTTTAGGCATACATCCAAGGTAAGTATCCTATACCGATCAAAGCAAAACTTTTGAGCAGGCGGTCAAAAGGGTTTGCTAGTGGTTAGCTTAGCAAACTCGACTGCCTAGCTAATGTCCCAGCAGATGCCAAGCACCCAGTCGGGCTGTTCTTTCCCGTCGGCCTTTACGACACCTTTAATTTTGATTCTATGCACTTCGCTATGCCGCCAGATGCGAAGTACCTCTTCGAAAGAATGGCTGCCAGTTGTCAACTGCTCAACAATTCGCTGGGCAACAGGCTGATCGGCCAGGATGGCAGATTTACTATACGTTTGAAGGGAAACAGGTGCCCCTGATTCGATACCAAACAACCGATACATACCCTCGGACCAAAAGAAGCAATCCATTGACCGGTCATAATCCCAACTGCCGATTCCGGCCAACTCTTCGGTCTGTTGAAGCAGCGTGAGGTTTTTGATCAAAGCCTGTTCGGCTTGTACCCGCTCAGTGATGTCGGTAAAGAAACAGAGCAGGGTTTCCTGTGCCTGGCCGGTGATAAGTACCTCAAACCATCGT comes from Spirosoma aureum and encodes:
- a CDS encoding Gfo/Idh/MocA family protein, which translates into the protein MDRRKFIKHTAVATASTTILNFPIYGKNAPSNKVVVAVMGVNSRGSYHARSFSKLPNVEVAYLCDVEDKAIKNGLDAVKDASRKPTIIKDIRELVTQKDFDALLIAAPDHWHAPAALMGVANGKHVYVEKPCSQNPYESEMLIQARDRYGKLIQVGSQRRSFPTLIEAVKEVRGGAIGNPYFAKSWYTNSRKSIGVGKKVAVPSTLDFNLWQGPAPRQDYRDNLVHYNWHWFWNWGTGEACNNGNHEIDCCRWFLGVDFPSKVTSSGGRYAFKDDWQTPDTQVATFEFDNGKAITWEGRSCSSFPIDGSGRGFIIYGDKGTLVNKGGGDYQIFDEKNKLVKEIKPDTVLDPNNTVSATGDLELTHFTNFVETIRENTKLTAPIEEGHKSVLLCHLANIAQRTGSTLHCDTTNGHIKDNKAGTQLWKREYEKGWEMKV
- a CDS encoding SPFH domain-containing protein is translated as MRKTIISIVSALGLLLLVSQFVISCTTIDASHEGIKVSKIGSDRGASDIENVTGWVFYNPLTSFIEQYPTFTQTKDYDPFTVSAKGGTLFKIDPTLNYHLVKGQGASVYRKYRKELPDIENNILRTIVYNSYRDVANTFTPDSLVNNRVSFEDQVEAKLQKALVNDGFAFENITSNLTPPESLQAMIDAKNTAVQNALRLNNQVAAEKASAEIAVTKASGIARAKIIEAEAEARANELKQKTLTPMLIQQQWIAKWNGSLPTTQLGSSSTMIQMPIK
- a CDS encoding PAS domain-containing protein — protein: MLTSPILSDDHLLRALLKDSLNGLILYQIVRDETGRPIDFRYQLVNPAAATLLGASQEELIGRSCREVFPQGEELRHYYKLVAISGQNMRVDYQLPHDGRWFEVLITGQAQETLLCFFTDITERVQAEQALIKNLTLLQQTEELAGIGSWDYDRSMDCFFWSEGMYRLFGIESGAPVSLQTYSKSAILADQPVAQRIVEQLTTGSHSFEEVLRIWRHSEVHRIKIKGVVKADGKEQPDWVLGICWDIS